Genomic DNA from Aliidongia dinghuensis:
GCCATGCGTCCCGTCCAGATCACGATCGTGGGCGCGCGGGATGCCGAAGACGCCAAGGCCCTGCTCGCCGCGGTCCATGAGACGAGCCTGCCCAATCGGCTGGTGCAGGTCGTGGCCGACACCGGCAGCCTGCCGGCCACCCATCCGGCCATCGGCAAGGCGCGTCTCGGCCGGGCCGCGACGGCCTATGTCTGCATCGGCGAGACCTGTTCCTTGCCGATCACCGAACCCGCGGCGCTTGCCGCAGCGCTTGCGGGCGTTTGAACCAGCGACGTCTTCTTCCTGCCAAGAGGCCTCTGATGAACACAATAACGATCGAAACCGGCGACGGCCCCATGAATGCCTATCTGGCCTTGCCGCCCAGCGGCCATGGTCCCGGCATCGTCCTGATCCAGGAGATCTTTGGCGTGAACCAGGTCATGCGCGATCTGGCCAACGCATTCGCCGCCAAGGGCTATGTCGTTGCCTGTCCCGATCTGTTCTGGCGCATCGAGCCCGGCATCGACATCACCGATAAGACCGAGGCCGAATGGGCCCGCGCCTTCGACCTGTTCAAACTGTTTCACGTGGAACACGGCGTGCGCGACCTGCGGGCGACGCTGGCGGCACTGCGGGCCCATTCCGCCTGCAGCGGCAAGGTCGGCGCGGTTGGCTACTGCCTCGGCGGCAAGCTCGC
This window encodes:
- a CDS encoding dienelactone hydrolase family protein translates to MNTITIETGDGPMNAYLALPPSGHGPGIVLIQEIFGVNQVMRDLANAFAAKGYVVACPDLFWRIEPGIDITDKTEAEWARAFDLFKLFHVEHGVRDLRATLAALRAHSACSGKVGAVGYCLGGKLAYLMATRTDVDCVVGYYGVGLDELLGEAVHIHKPLMLHVAGRDQFVPPAAQAKIHEVLDKHHHVTIHDYPSNDHAFARVGGAHYDPEEAHIANGLTEHFFARHLS